In Defluviimonas aquaemixtae, the sequence TCCTCGTAGAAGCCCTGATCCTTGGCGACGAAATAGCCCGCGAACTGGGCCTGCGTCACCCATTTCAGCTGCAGCGTCACGTCGTCGGCGGCCCAGGCGCCACCCGCCATCAGGCCAAGGGCCGTCACCGTCGTCAGTAGTCTTCTCATGTCCACAACCTCCTTGTTGTCATTGCCGCCCTCTTTGCGAGGGGTGCCAGAAAGTGACGGCCTTTTCCGCCGCCGCCACCAAGCCGTAAAACGCCGAACCCGCGAGCGCCGCCACCGCGATCTCCGCCCACACCATGTCGAGCGCGAGCTGACCCACGGCGGTCGAGATGCGAAAGCCCATGCCGCGGATCGGCGATCCGAAGAATTCGGCCACGATAGCGCCGATCAACGCGAGAGTCGTGGCGATTTTCAAGCCGTTGAAGATGAAGGGCATCGCGGCCGGAAGGCGCAGCTTCAAAAGCGTCTGGACGTAGCTCGCCGAATAGGTGGCCATCAGGTCGCGCTGCATCCGCTCGGTCGCGGCAAGCCCGGCGACCGTGTTCACCAGCACCGGGAAGAAGACCATAACGACGACGACCGCCGCCTTCGACTGCCAGTCGAAGCCGAACCACATCACCAGGATCGGCGCGATCCCGACGATGGGAAGGGCAGCCACGAAATTGCCCACCGGCAAGAGCCCGCGCTGCAGGAACGGCGACCGGTCGATGGCAATCGCCGTCAGGATCGCCGCGCCGCAGCCGATCACATAGCCCGACAGCGCGCCCTTCAGGATCGTCTGCACGAAATCGCCCCACAGGACCGGCACCGAAGCCTTGATCGTGCCCCAGATCGCCGACGGCGCAGGAAGGATCACGCCGGGAACGTTCAGCCCCCGCACGATCCCTTCCCAAAGGACCAGAAGCGTCACACCAAACAGAGCGGGCACGAAAAGCCCAACCGCCCGCGTCG encodes:
- a CDS encoding ABC transporter permease, whose translation is MSWFWGAVLFWLAAWAFNAWLARQPVAATRAVGLFVPALFGVTLLVLWEGIVRGLNVPGVILPAPSAIWGTIKASVPVLWGDFVQTILKGALSGYVIGCGAAILTAIAIDRSPFLQRGLLPVGNFVAALPIVGIAPILVMWFGFDWQSKAAVVVVMVFFPVLVNTVAGLAATERMQRDLMATYSASYVQTLLKLRLPAAMPFIFNGLKIATTLALIGAIVAEFFGSPIRGMGFRISTAVGQLALDMVWAEIAVAALAGSAFYGLVAAAEKAVTFWHPSQRGRQ